The DNA window CGGCGCCCCGGGCGGCGGCCAGCAGCAGGGCGAGCCCGGAACGGCAGCCCAGGCCCAGCACGCTGGTGGCCGGGCCCACCTCCAGCCGCTGGTAGACGGCCTCGTACAGGGGCACCAGCATGCGTTCCTGGATCTCGGCCCAGTCGCGCGCCCGCTGCTGCGCCCGCGTGAGCTCCGTGGCCGTGCTCCTCACCTGAGCAGAAGCCATCCTGCGGCCTCCCATCCGGTCCGTCGGCTGCCGTGCCGGTTCGCGGCACGATGGACGACCCCCCGCGTTGCTCCCCGAATCCCCCCGAATACAGACAACCCCCGTCGCGGCCCGGCGTCCAGAGGAGTGGCGGAGGCGCGCGCCCCCGGCGGTCGTGCGCCCCTCCGCCGTGCGCGGGCGGGACGGGAGGGGCATAGCGATTCACGGTCGGGTGCACCGGCCCCGTAACATTCGCCCCATGGCAAAGGCTCCCGTGCTCACTCCCCAGGCGGACGACTTCCCGCGCTGGTACCAGGACCTGATCAACAAGGCCGAGCTGGCCGACAACGGCCCGGTGCGCGGCACCATGGTCATCCGACCGTATGGCTACGGCCTGTGGGAGCGGATGCAGCAGGAGATGGACGCGCGGATCAAGCGCGCCGGAGCCCAGAACGCGTACTTCCCGATGTTCATCCCGCAGTCCTATCTGACCCGGGAGGCGGAGCACGTCGAGGGCTTCGCTCCGGAGCTGGCCGTGGTCACCCACGGCGGCGGCAAGGAGCTGGAGGAGCCGGTCGTGGTCCGGCCCACCTCCGAGACCATCATCAACGAGTACTTCTCCAAGTGGGTGCAGAGCTACCGCGACCTGCCCCTGCTGATCAACCAGTGGGCCAATGTGGTCCGCTGGGAGCTGCGGCCCCGCGTCTTCCTGCGCACCACCGAGTTCCTCTGGCAGGAGGGCCACACCGCCCACGCCACCTACGAGGACGCGCGCGCCTACGCCGACATGATCCACCGCGAGGTGTACGGCGACTTCATGGTGAACGTCCTCGCCATCGACGTGGTGCTGGGCCGCAAGACCGCCCGGGAGCGCTTCGCCGGCGCCATCAACACCCTCACCCTGGAGGGCATGATGGGCGACGGCAAGGCGCTGCAGATGGGCACCAGCCATGAGCTGGGCCAGAACTTCGCCAAGGCGTTCCACACCCAGTACCTCTCCGGCGAGGGCAAGCAGGAGCACGTCTGGCAGACCTCCTGGGGCAGCTCCACCCGTATGGTCGGCGGCCTGATCATGTCGCACGGCGACGACAACGGCCTGCGGGTGCCGCCCCGGCTGGCGTCGGTGCAGGTCGTGGTGCTCGCCATCAAGGGCGATGACGCGGTGGTCGCCAAGGTGCGGGAGATCGGCGCGGCGCTGGAGGCGGCCGGCGTCCGGGTGGTCGTGGACGACCGCACCGATGTGCCGTTCGGCCGCCGCGCGGTGGACTGGGAGCTCAAGGGCGTCCCGGTGCGCATCGAGGTGGGCCCCCGCGACCTGGAGGCCGGTACCGCGATGCTGGCCCGCCGCATCCCCGGCGGCAAGGAACCGGTCTCCATCGATGCGCTGACGCAGCTGGTACCGGCCGTGCTGGAGGAGGACCAGGCGCTGCTGCTGCGCCAGTCGCGCGAGCGCCGGGAGGCCCGGACCGTCGATGTGACCTCCATCGAGGAGGCGGTCGAGGCCGCCGCCACCGGCTGGGGCCGCATCCCCTGGGCCGACCTCGGCCCGGAGGGCGAGGCCAAGCTGGCGGAGCAGGGAGTCTCGGTGCGCTGCCTGGTCGCGGCCGACGGTTCGGTGCCGGAGGCCGACGATCAGTCGGGCAACATCGCGATCGTCGCCCGCGCGTACTGAGCGGGCGGATATCGTGTTCGGCCCGTGGTCATGTTGTGGTGGCCACGGGCCTTACCCTCACCCTCCGTACGGGGCTCAATGGGCCGCGTAGGACAGGAGTTTGACGTTGTATCAGGTGCTCGATAGACGCCTCTGCGCAGCTCGGGGCGTACTCCGCGATCAACGGGGATCGCGATCGTTCGGCTGTGGACGGAACATCGGACCGCTCTCTATCGTTGGCATAGCGTGAGCACGACACAGCCTCTCGTCCTCGCGGCCGAACTTGCCGCCGCCTGGAGCGACATCCAGCGCCATCACCCCGACCTGCCCGATCTCGCGGCCCCGGAGTCGCTGATCGGCGAATCCTCCTCCGCCTGCGGCACCGAGCTCAGCTTTGAGCGGCTGCTGCACGAGGCGGCGCACGGACTGGCCGCCGCCCGTGGTATCCGCGACACCTCGCGGGCCGGGCGGTACCACAACCGGCGCTTCCTCGGCATCGCCGACGAGCTGGGCCTGGCCCATCCGGTCGAGCCCCATCCCAGCAGCGGCTTCTCGCTGGTGACCATGGAGCCGGAGACCAGGGCCCGGTACGCGGACACCATCGAGCGCCTGGACAGGGCGCTCGGGGCACACTCCGAGGCCGTCAGCGGGGACGGCCGCGGCCGCGCCTTCCGTGGCCCGGCCACCCGCCATGGCTCGTCCGGCGGCGGCGTCCGCGTCAAGGCGGTCTGCGGCTGCGGGCGGAACGTCCGGGTGGTCCCCTCGGTGCTCGCTCAGGCATCCATCGTCTGCGGCGCCTGCCAGCAGCCGTTCCGGATCGCCGAGCCGGCTTCGGAGTCCTGAGCCCGGAGTCCTGGGCCCCGGCGTCCTGAGCCCGGCGTCCTGCCGGGTGTCCTGAGCCCGCAGGTCGGGCCCGGGACCGCCGCACGGCACCGCGAGGCGCGTCTCGCGGCGCCGCGATGGCGGCTGCCCGGATCCGGCGGCGCCGGGCGCGGTCGGGAGAGCGCCCGCGCTGTGGCACAATGGGCAGCTGAGTACTCGGCAGCCGAGCAGGACCCCTCTCTCCTCCGGCTGGCGTGTCAGTCGAGCAGCCGACGTCCGCAACCCCACGTGGAGCGCGCGGCCGCTCACCCACGTCAAGACCAGGAGACCCCACTCCAGTGGCAGTCAAGATCAAGCTGAAGCGTCTGGGCAAGATCCGCGCCCCGCACTACCGCATCGTCGTCGCCGACTCGCGCACCAAGCGCGACGGCCGCGCCATCGAGGAGATCGGCGTCTACCAGCCGACCTACAACCCCTCGAAGATCGAGGTCGACTCGGACCGCGCCCAGTACTGGCTGAGCGTCGGCGCCCAGCCGACCGAGCCGGTGCTCGCCATCCTCAAGCTCACCGGTGACTGGCAGAAGTTCAAGGGCGAGCCGGCTCCGGCTCCCCTGAAGGTTGCCGAGCCCAAGGTCGAGGACTACAGCCACCTCTTCGCCAAGGCCGTCCAGGGCTTCGAGGACAGCACCACCGGTGCCGCCATCACCCCCAAGGCCAAGAAGTCGGACAAGAAGGACGAGGCCGCTGAGGCCGAGACCGCGTCCAGCGAGGCCTGAGGATGCTCGAGGAAGCCCTCGAGCACCTGGTGAAGGGCATCGTCGAGAACCCCGATGAGGTCCAGGTGCGGTCACGCAACCTGCGCCGGGGGAACACCCTTGAGGTGCGGGTGCACCCCGAGGACCTCGGCAAGGTCATCGGCCGTGGTGGCCGCACCGCCCGTGCGCTGCGCACCGTGGTCGGCGCGCTGGGTGGACGGAACGTCCGCGTCGACCTGGTCGACGTCGACAACGTCCGCTGAGCCGCACGGCTCCTCTTCAGGGCCGATCCTCTTCAGGGCCGATCGGGACGCACCTCGTCCCGGTCGGCCCTGCCGCATTCACCAGTCCCAACCAGTCGTGAACCACAGGAGCGCGATCACCGTGCAGCTCGTCGTCGGCAGGATCGGCCGTGCCCACGGCATCAGAGGGGATGTGACCGTCGAGGTCCGCACCGACGAGCCGGAGCTCCGGCTCGCACCCGGCGCGGTGCTGCTCACCGACCCGCCCTCCGCCGGACCGCTCACCGTGGAGTCCGGCCGGGTGCACAGCGGCCGGCTGCTGCTGCGCTTCGCGGGGGTGGGTGACCGCAACGCCGCCGAGGCGCTGCGCAACACCGTCCTGATCGCCGAGGTCGACCCCGCCGAACTCCCCGACGACCCCGACGAGTACTACGACCACCAGCTGGTCGGCCTCGATGTGGTGCTGCGCGACGGCACCCGGGTCGGCGAGGTCTCCGAGGTGGTCCATCTGCCGTACCAGGACCTGCTCTCGGTGACCACCGGGGACGGCCGCGAGGTACTGGTGCCGTTTGTGGAGCGAATCGTCCCCGAGATCGACCTGGAGGAGCAGCGGGCCGTCATCGACCCGCCGCCGGGGCTGATCGACCCCGACCGGGCCGAGACCGCCGGCTCCGACGCAGGTCAGGAGTAACCCGCGCCCATGCGCATCGATGTCGTCACCATCTTCCCCGAGTACCTCGAACCGCTGAATGTGTCGCTGGTCGGCAAGGCCCGGGCCCGTGGCCGACTCGACATCCACCTCCACCACCTGCGGGACTGGACCACCGATGTGCACCGCACGGTGGACGACACCCCGTACGGCGGCGGCCCCGGCATGGTGATGAAGCCGGAGCCCTGGGGCGCCGCCCTGGACGCCGTGCTGGAGCGCGGCGCCGAGGAGCTGGCCGGCCGGGGCCTCGGCGAGGGCGCCGTACCCACCCTGGTGGTGCCCACCCCCAGCGGCCGCCCCTTCACCCAGGAGCTGGCCCAGCGGCTGGCCGCCGAGCCGTGGCTGGCGTTCGCCCCCGCCCGCTACGAGGGCATCGACCGCCGGGTCATCGAGGAGGCCGCCGACCGGATGCCCGTGGTGGAGGCGTCCATCGGCGACTATGTGCTGGCCGGTGGCGAGGTCGCGGTGCTGGTCATGGTGGAGGCGGTGGCCCGGCTGCTGCCGGGGGTGCTCGGCAACGCCGAGTCGCACCGCGACGACTCCTTCGCCGCCGGGGCCATGGCGGATCTGCTGGAGGGCCCGGTCTACACCAAGCCCGCCGAGTGGCGCGGCCGTGCCGTCCCCGAGGTGCTGCTCAGCGGCAACCACGGCCTGATCGCCCGCTGGCGCCGGGAGCAGGCGTTCCGCCGGACCCTGGCGATGCGCCCGGACCTGGTGGGCCGCTGGGAGAAGGCCGCGTTCGACAAGCACGACCGCAAGGCGCTGGACGCCCTCGGCGTGACCTGGGACGAAGCCTGCGGCCGATTTCGGCCGGAACCGGGTGGTGTGGAAGAATAGGCCGCTGCTGCATGCCGTTGCCCCTGCCACGGGGGGAACACCGTCCGCCGGCCTCGCCGGTGCGCAGCAACCCCCATCCTTACGAATTCCGTGGGTGACCCGTGGCGCCCATGATGGAGAGTTCCGATGAGCAATCTGCTCGACGTCATCGACTCCGCGTCGCTCCGCGACGACGTCCCCGCCTTCCGTGCCGGTGACACCCTCAAGGTGCACGTCCGGGTCATCGAGGGCAACCGCTCCCGTGTCCAGGTCTTCCAGGGCGTCGTCATCCGCCGCCAGGGCGCGGGCGTCCGCGAGACCTTCACCGTCCGCAAGGTCAGCTTCGGCGTCGGCGTCGAGCGCACCTTCCCGGTGCACACCCCGATCGTGGAGAAGATCGAGGTCGTGACCCGGGGTGCCGTCCGCCGCGCCAAGCTGTACTACCTGCGCGACCTGCGCGGCAAGGCCGCGAAGATCAAGGAGAAGCGCGACCGCTGAGGTCGGCTGCTCGGTCCCGGCTCCGGTCGGGGAGGGGAACCCTCGTACGAGGCCGGATAGGCTTCGCCCGATGAGCACCCACGAACCACTCGCGGACCGCGACAGCGCCCCCGCCCCCGAAGACGGGGCAGGGGCGTCGTCGCGGTCCGCGGCCGTTCCGGCGCTCCCCGACGCCGGGCGTCCCCGCCGGTGGGTCGGCGGGCTGCTGGTGGCCGTGGTCTGCGTGCTGGTGCTGGCCCTGGTGAACGCCTTTGTCGCCCAGCCCTTCGCCATCCCCTCCGGGTCGATGGAGAACACCCTGCGGGTGGGCGACCGGGTGGTGGTCAACAAGCTCGCGTACCGCTTCGGCGGCACCGTGCACCGGGGTGACGTGGTGGTCTTCGACGGCCGGGACTCCTTCCTCCAGGACGACGGAGCCGGGTCTGGCGGACTGGGCGGCGCCCTGCGGCAGCTCGGCTCCTACCTCGGCCTGGCGTCCCCCTCCGAGACCGACTTCGTCAAGCGCGTCGTCGGCGTGGGCGGGGACCGGGTGGTCTGCTGCGACCGGCAGGACAGGATCACCGTCAACGGCGTGCCGGTGGACGAGTCCGGGTACCTCTTCCCTGGTGACACCGCCTCCTCGGTGCCGTTCGACATCGAGGTGCCGGACGGCAGGCTGTGGGTGATGGGCGACCACCGCAGCGACTCCCGGGACTCCCGCGACCACCTCGGGGAGCCCGGTGGCGGCACCGTGCCCGAGGACCGGGTGATCGGTCGGGCCGACTGGGTCGTATATCCCGTCGGGCGCTGGCACCACCTCCGGCGCCCCGGTGGGTACGACGCGGTGGACGCGGCAGGGAGGGGCGGTCGGCATGGGGACCAGGGGTAGGCTGCGGGTCGCCGAACCGCCGGAGGGGAGCAGCGCCGCCCCCGAGTCGGCGACCGACGGCGGCGGGGCGCCCGGACGCGGCGAGAAGCGCCGCCGCACCTCGGGGATGGGACGCGCCGAGCGCCGCCGCATCGCCCGCCGCGCCGCCCGCCGCCGCAAGCGCTCCTTTCTGCGTGAGGTGCCGCTGATCGCCGTGGTGGCGCTGGTGATCGCGCTGCTGCTGAAGACCTTCCTGGTCCAGGTGTTCGTGATCCCCTCGGGGTCCATGGAGGACACCATCCGGATCGGCGACCGGGTGGTGGTGGACAAGCTCACCCCCTGGTTCGGCAAGGACTACAAGCGCGGCGATGTGGTGGTCTTCAAGGACCCGGGCGGCTGGTTGGAGCAGGACCACAAGACGTCCGAGGACGGTCCGGTGATGCGCGGGGTGAAGCACGCCTTCGCCACCATCGGCCTGCTGCCCTCCGACAACGAGGGCGACCTGATCAAGCGGGTGATCGGGGTCGGCGGCGACACCGTGGTCTGCTGCGACGCCGGTGGGCGGCTCACGGTCAACGGCACCCCGGTCGACGAGCCGTATGTCGCCCCCGGCAACCCGGCGTCACGGATCACCTTCACCGTGACGGTGCCGCGCGGCAGGCTCTGGGTGATGGGCGACCACCGCGACTTCTCCGCCGACTCGCGCTTCCATATGACCGACTTCGGCAATGGCACCATCCCACTCTCCAATGTCATCGGCCGCGCCTTTGTGATCGCCTGGCCGGTCTCCCGGTTCCACCGGCTGCCGGAGCCCGACACGCTGGCGTCGCTGCCTCCGCCGCCCGGGAGTGTGATCGACGCGGCCCGCGCGCCCTCCGGTCGGGGTCCCGCCTCCAGTCAAAATCTTGGCCAACCCTCCACCGCCGTGCCCGCCGGGCCGGATCCCGGGGAACCGTCGCTCGTTATGGGTGTGGTGGCTGCGCTGCCCTTCGCTGCCCGCCGATGGCGGAGGGGCGTCGCCCGTCGCGGCTGAATGACGGGGGACGCCGTGTGTGCTGGCGCTGGGCGGCCCCACCGGGTGATAGAGAGGTGCAGGTGTGCGGCGCGATGCGTCGGGCACCTGGAGGACGTCGGGCCGCGGTCAGCCATGCGGGTCCGGGAACCGCGGTGCCGCCGGATGGCACCGCATCGGCGTGGGCGCGGTCGCGTCCGCAGTGCAGGGAGGAGATGTCGTGGGGGATCTCGTGATCGGCGCCCGTTCGGGTGCCGGTGAGCCCGAGGACCCCGGCAGCCGTACCGCGGATTCCGTGGGCGACCCGGGAGCCGGCGGACAGCAAGCGGACCGGAGCGGTGGCAGGACGGCGGCCGGAGTGGCCGCCGAGTCCGGTACCGGCGACGACGAGGCGGCGGACACCCCGGGGGAGGCCCGGCCGGCGAAGTCCGACACGGCCTCCCGGGAGCACAAGCAGCGCTCGTTCTGGAAGGAACTGCCGATCCTGATCGGCATCGCGCTGGTCCTGGCGCTTGTCATCAAGACCTTCTTCGTGCAGGCGTTCTCCATCCCTTCGGAGTCCATGCAGGACACCCTTCAGAAGGGTGACCGGGTGCTGGTGGACAAGCTCACCCCGAGGTTCGGCGCCAAGCCGGAGCGCGGCGACGTGGTCGTCTTCCACGACCCGGGCGGCTGGCTCAACAAGGAGCCGGAGCAGTCCGGCAACGGGGTGCTGCGCGGTGTGCAGAACGTCCTCAGCTTTGTCGGGCTGATGCCCTCCGCCGATGAGAAGGACCTGATCAAGCGGGTCATCGCGGTCGGCGGCGACACCGTGGAGTGCCAGGGGAGCGGCCCGGTCAAGGTCAATGGCGTGGCGCTGGACGAGCCCTATGTCTACCCGGGCACCACGCCCTGCGGTGACAAGCCCTTCGGGCCGGTCAAGGTGCCCGACGGCGGCATCTGGGTGATGGGCGACCACCGCAATGACTCGCTGGACTCCCGCTTCCACATGGACCAGCCCGGCGGCGGCAGCGTCCCGGTCGGCAATGTCGTCGGCCGCGCCTTTGTGATCGCCTGGCCGGCCTCCCGCTGGAACACCCTGCCGGTGCCCGACACCTTCAGCCAGCCCGGCCTCTCGGCCGCCGGAGCGTTCGCCCCGCCGGCGCTCGGCCTGGTCGGAGCCGTGCCGGTGACCCTGCTGATCCGCCGCCGCAGGCGCCGGGCGGAGGCAGCCGGCTGACGGAGCGCGCCCGGGCGGCGGCGTCCGAGGCATTGCGCGGGCCGTGGTACCGACGAGTAGTCTGCTCGGGCGTACCACGGCCCGCCTGCTTTCCGCCCGCCGGCCCCGGTACGGCTGTCGCGACCGGCGGCCCCTCGCGGGCGGTCGGCAGGAGCAGGCCGGCCCCTGGGCCCGGCCGAGGGGGGACGGCGCCGATGAGCGGGACCGCCGGTGGGACCACGGACCAGGCCCCGGACCGGACCGGTCCGGGGGCGGGAGCAGCCGCCGCCCCCGATACACCCGGCGGCCGGCTGGGCCGGGTACTCCAGGGCGTCGCCCTCGCCCTCGGTCTGCTGCTGATGGTCGGCGGCTTCGCGCTGATCGCGGCCGACTACCGGCCCTACAACGTCCCCACCGACTCCATGGAGCCCACCGTGCGCCCCGGGGACACCGTGCTGGCGCGCAACAGCGACGGCAGCGACATCGGGCGCGGTGACGTGGTGGTCTTCCGGGACTCCGAGTGGGGCGGCGCCCTGATGATCAAGCGGGTCGTCGCGGTCGGCGGGGACACCCTGGTCTGCTGCGACGCCCGGCAGCGGCTCACCGTCAACGGCACGCCGGTCGACGAGCCGTACCTCGCCAGGGGCTACAACGGCGGCGCGTTCACGGCGCGGGTGCCGCAGGGGCGGATCTTCCTGCTGGGCGACAACCGGCTGGGCTCGCTGGACTCCCGGGTCCACCTGGACCGGGCCTCCGGCACGGTCCCCGCAGCCGATGTGCTCGGCCGGGTGGAGGGCACCGCCTGGCCGTTCGCCCGGATGGGCGGCATCGACCGGACCGCCGCCTTCGACCCGGTCGGCGGCTCCCGGGCCTCCCGGCCCGGACCGCTGGTGGCGGCTGCCTGGGCCTCGGTCTCCGGGGCGGTGCTCGTCCTGGTGACCGCCGCCCTCGGCCCGGCGGCGGCGTTCCTCCGCCGACTGCGCCGCAGTGGACCCTAGGGGGCCTGCCGAGGCTCTCCGCCACCCGCCGGTGGTCCACAATGGGAGGACACGACAGCTAAGGGGACGTGGGGATGAGTGCCGAGGACCTCGAAAAGTACGAGACCGAGATGGAGCTCAAGCTCTACCGGGAGTACCGCGACGTCGTCGGCCTGTTCAAATTCGTGATCGAGACCGAGCGCCGCTTCTACCTCACCAATGACTACGAACTCCAGGTCCACTCGGTGCAGGGCGAGGTCTTCTTCGAGGTGTCCATGGCCGACGCCTGGGTCTGGGACATGTACCGGCCCGCCCGCTTCGTACGCAAGGTACGGGTGCTGACCTTCAAGGACGTCAACGTCGAGGAGCTTGCCAAGACCGATCTGGAGCTCCCCTCCGACGACGCCGGATTCGGCCGCTGACCGTACCCGCTGTCAAGCCCCCGCCCGCTTATTGACCCCTGCGGGGGAACGCGCTTTTCCACAGCCCCGGGTTGTCCACAGGAATCCGGCCGCCCCTCGCGCTCCCGGCCCGCCACCGGCACGCTCCGTGCCGGAGGTGACCGCCATGACCAATCCCCGCACCGCCCTCGGCCGCTACGGCGAGGAGGTGGCCGCCCGCCGCCTGGTGGAGGCCGGCCTGACCGTCCTGGAGCGCAACTGGCGCTGCCGGGAGGGCGAGCTGGACATCGTCGCCCTGGAGGGCGACACCCTCGCCGTCTGCGAGGTGAAGACCCGCCGCGAGACCGGCTTCCAACAGCCCGCCGAGGCCGTCACCGAGGCCAAGGCCGAACGGCTGCGCAGACTCGCCGCACGCTGGCTCGACGAACGCTGGCCGGTCCACCGGGCCCGGCTCGGCGGCGCCGCCGCCGGCCCGCCGCGCCCCGCCCCACCGCCACCCGGCGGCGTACGCATCGACCTGATCGCGGTCACCGGCCGCCTCCGGGGCGCCGCCCTGGTCGAGCACCTGCGCGGGGTGGTATGACCGTGGCCTTCGCCCACACCTGCTCCGTCGCCCTGCTCGGCGTCGACGGGGTGGTCGTCGAAGTACAGGCCGACCTCGAACCCGGCGTCGCCGCCTTCACCCTGGTCGGCCTGCCCGACAAGGCCCTCAGCGAGGCCCGCGACCGGGTCCGCGCCGCCGTCGTCAACAGCGGCGAGAGCTGGCCGCAGCGCAAGCTCACCGTCGGGCTGAGCCCCGCGTCGGTACCCAAGAGCGGCAGCGGCTTCGACCTGGCGGTCGCCTGCGCGGTCCTCGCCGCAGCCGAACGCCTGGACCCCGCTGCCATCGCCGACCTGCTGATCGTGGGCGAACTCGGCCTCGACGGCCGGGTCCGGCCGGTCCGCGGAGTACTGCCGGCCGTTCTCGCCGCCGCCGACGCCGGCTACCGGCAGGTCGTCGTCCCCGAGCAGACCGCCTCCGAGGCCGCCCTGGTCCCCGGCATCTCGGTGCTCGGCGTACGCAGCCTCCGCCGACTGATCGCCGTCCTCACCGGCGACCCCCCGCCCGACGAACCCGACGACCGCACCGCCCCCGGCCGCCCCGACCCGATGATGGCCGGGCTCACCCTCCCCGGCGTCGGCGCCCGGGGCCTCACCGGGGAACGGACCCACCACCTGGACATGGCCGATGTCGCCGGCCAGTACGAGGCCCGCCGCGCCCTGGAGATCGCGGCGGCGGGCGGCCACCACCTCTACCTCAAAGGACCGCCCGGCGCCGGCAAGACCATGCTGGCCGAGCGGCTGCCCGGACTGCTGCCACCGCTGCGCCCGAAGGAGGCCCTGGAGGTCACCGCCGTGCACTCGGTCGCCGGACTGCTGCCGCCCGGACGCCCGCTGATCGACACCGCCCCCTACTGCGCCCCGCACCACTCCACCACCATGCCCGCGATCATCGGCGGCGGCAGCGGACTGCCCCGGCCCGGCGCGGTCTCGCTGGCCCACCGGGGCGTCCTCTTCCTGGACGAGGCCCCCGAGTTCCCCGTCCGGGTCCTGGACGCGCTGCGGCAGCCGCTGGAGTCCGGCGAAGTGATCGTGGCCCGGTCGGCGGGGTCGCTGCGGCTGCCCGCCCGCTTCCTGCTGCTGCTCGCCGCCAACCCCTGCCCCTGCGGGCGCTACTCCCGGCGCGGCGAGGGGTGCGCGTGCACCCCGGCCATGGTGAGCCGCTATCAGGGGCGGCTCTCCGGCCCGCTGCTGGACCGGGTGGACCTCCAGGTCGAAGTGGAACCGGTGACCCGGGTGCAACTGCTGGACCGCGACACCACCGCCGAGACCACGGCCACCGTCGCCGCCCGGGTCCTGGCCGCCCGTGGGCGGGCCGCCGCCCGGCTCGCCGACACCCCCTGGCACGGCAACGCCGAGGTGCCCGGCCACGAACTGCGCACCCGCTGGCGGCTGGCGCCCGGGGCCCTGGACGACGCCGAACGCGAGATGCAGCGCGGCCTGCTCACCGCGCGCGGCCTGGACCGGGTGCTCCGGGTCGCCTGGACCGTCGCCGACCTGGCCGGCCGCGACCGCCCCAACCGCACCGACATCCGCACCGCCCTGGTCCTCCGCACCGGCGTCCACCGCGGCCTCCCCCTCCCCACCCCCTGACCCGCCCCTCGCCGCCACCCCCGCCCCCGTCCCGTTCACCCGACCCCGCCCCGCTCACCCGATCACCCGACCCCTGCCTCCGCCCCGCTCACCCGCCGGACCTGCCCGCTCACCTGACCTCCCGCCGAGCCCCCTCCCCCGATCACCCGCCCCCGCCCTGCTCACCCGACCCTCGCCGCCGAGCCCGCCCCGCTCAGCCGCCGGACCTGCCCGCTCCCCCGACCTCCCGCCACCGAGCCCGCCCTGCTCACCCGATCTCCCGCCGTCGAGCCCCCGCCCCCGCCCCGCTCAGCCGCCGGACCTGCCCGCTTGGCGTGGGCCCGGGTCTCCGGCCGTGGCCGGGCCGGGCGTCACCCCGCCCGGGCACCCCGATTCCCCCCCACACGTAGAAAGGCCGTCTCCGGTGACTCCGATCCAGATCCCTCTCGACCTCGAAGGAACCGACCCCGAGGAGGCCGCGCCGCCTACCGGCCCCGACGACCGGGAGCGGCTGGCCAGGGTCGCGCTGACCCGGCTTGCCGAGCCCGGCGACCTCACCGTCGGGCAGTGGATCGCGGAACTCGGCGCAGCCCGCCTGCTGCGCACCATCGAGACGGGTGGCAAGCCCCCCGGAGCCACCGCCGCCCGGCTGGCCCGCTACCGGGTCCGCGCTCCCGGGCTTGACCCGGCCGCCGACCTGGAGCGGGTCCGGGCCCTGGGCGGCCGGTTCGTCATCCCGGGCGATCCGGAATGGCCGACCCAACTGGACGACCTCGGACCGGCCCGGCCCATCGGCCTCTGGACGACCGGCGCCGCCTCGCTGCGGCTGCTGGCCCTGCGCTCCGTGGCCGTCGTGGGTGCCCGCGCCTGTACGGCCTATGGCGCACATGTCGCCGGGGAACTCGCAGCCGGACTGGCCGAACGCGGCTGGGTGGTGGTCTCCGGCGCCGCGTACGGGATCGACGCCGCCGCCCACCGGGGCGCCCTGGCGGTCGGCGGCCCCACCGTCTCCATCCTCGCCTGCGGGATCGACATCGCCTACCCGCGCGGCCACACCGAACTGATCCGCCGCATCTCCCAGCAGGGCCTGCTGGTCAGTGAACTGGCGCCGGGTGAGCACCCCAACCGCTTCCGCTTTGTGCTGCGCAACCGCGTGATCGCCGCCCTCACCCGGGGGACCGTGGTCGTCGAAGCGGCCCTGCGCAGCGGCGCGCTGAGCACCGCCCGCCGGGCCAGGGACCTCAACCGGCTCACCTGCGGCGTCCCCGGCCCGGTGACCTCGGAACTCTCCGGCGGCGTCCACGCCCTGCTGCGCAGCGGCGCGGCGACGCTGGTCACCGACGCGGCCGAGGTGGTGGAGCTGGTCGGCGGGATCGGCGGCGACCTTGCT is part of the Peterkaempfera bronchialis genome and encodes:
- the dprA gene encoding DNA-processing protein DprA codes for the protein MTPIQIPLDLEGTDPEEAAPPTGPDDRERLARVALTRLAEPGDLTVGQWIAELGAARLLRTIETGGKPPGATAARLARYRVRAPGLDPAADLERVRALGGRFVIPGDPEWPTQLDDLGPARPIGLWTTGAASLRLLALRSVAVVGARACTAYGAHVAGELAAGLAERGWVVVSGAAYGIDAAAHRGALAVGGPTVSILACGIDIAYPRGHTELIRRISQQGLLVSELAPGEHPNRFRFVLRNRVIAALTRGTVVVEAALRSGALSTARRARDLNRLTCGVPGPVTSELSGGVHALLRSGAATLVTDAAEVVELVGGIGGDLARPQQGPVLPWDVLPPEARRVLEALPAAADGAPVEAVVRAAGLPPDEVLHRLYELASLGFAERSGAHWRTARRRRGDPPG